The following are encoded together in the Glycine max cultivar Williams 82 chromosome 8, Glycine_max_v4.0, whole genome shotgun sequence genome:
- the LOC106794105 gene encoding ABC transporter C family member 3 isoform X2, with product MFFLFSHYYSSMMHHGTDFLLQPIFTRGVSASLNLVLLLVLVVYWVWKKVQVDHREKSERKGFRNAGFLYYKHSLVCSLVICVFNLVLCLLSYFYLYNNYGSEELVTLTDLALKTIVWGAVCAYLHSRNSEAQDPSLPRMLRIWWWVYAFVCCSCLVIDFVVYAKHIFLPVMYLVYDIGSSITSLFLCYVGSLGCSVNSMAKLAPLEEPLLNGDSNVSNNSVPIKARGNENLTWYSNAGFFSILTFSWISPLITLGNEKTLEHEDLPHLATDDSVAGIFPTLRNKLESECGSVRNVTTLKLVKVLFLSTWQGILLSGLLEFLYSCASYVGPFLIDILVQYLNGEHKFKNEGYVLAMAFVAAKLLECVSQRHCMFRFQQVGVSVQSKLVAMIYAKGLTLSCQSKEVRSTGEIINLMTVDAERIGEFCWYMHDPWMCVLQVALALLILYRSVGVASIAALAATVTVMLLNLPLSSLQEKFQGKVMEFKDKRMKATSEILKNMRILKLQAWEMKFLSKVIQLRKTEEIWLHKFLAGTAIIRFLFTNAPTFIAVVTFGACVLMGIPLESGKVLSALATFRILQMPIYNLPDTISMITQTKVSLDRIASFLRLDELQTDVIEKIPWGSSDKAIELVDGNFSWDLSSPITTLKNINLKVFHGMRVAVCGTVGSGKSSLLSCIIGEVPKISGTLKICGTKAYVSQSPWIQGGKIEDNILFGKEMDREKYEKILEACSLTKDLEVLPFGDQTIIGEKGINLSGGQKQRVQIARALYQDADIYLFDDPFSAVDAHTGSHLFKECLLGILKSKTVIYITHQVEFLPDADLILVMRDGRITQSGNYNDILKTGTDFMALVGAHRAALSSIKSLERRPTFKTSSTTKEDTKSLSKIYDQKSDDTIEAKRQLVQEEKREKGRVGFNIYWKYITTAYGGALVPFILLSQTLTVGFQIASNCWMTVATPVSATAEPDIGSFTLMVVYVALAIGSSIFTFARAFLAVIAGYKTATVLFNKMHLCIFQAPISFFDATPSGRILNRASTDQSALDMKIANILWAITLNLVQLLGNVVVMSQAAWQVFIVLIPVTAACIWYQRYYSASARELARLVGTCQAPVIQHFSETISGSTTIRSFEQESRFNDINMKLIDRYSQPKLYSATAMAWLIFRLDILSTLTFAFCLVFLITFPNSMTAPGIAGLAVTYGLNLNAVQTKAILFLCNLENKIISVERMLQYTTLPSEAPFVIKDNQPDYSWPLFGEVHIRDLQVRYAPHLPIVLRGLTCTFTAGAKTGIVGRTGSGKSTLVQTLFRLIEPVAGEILIDNINISLIGIHDLRSRLSIIPQEPTMFEGTVRTNLDPLEEYTDEQIWEALDMCQLGDEVRRKEEKLDSIEWRKLEYGPKATGLPWPCSA from the exons ATGTTCTTCCTCTTCTCTCACTACTACTCTTCCATGATGCACCATGGAACTGATTTTCTCCTCCAACCTATTTTCACACGAGGGGTGTCTGCTTCACTCAACCTAGTTTTGTTACTTGTGCTTGTTGTGTATTGGGTATGGAAGAAAGTGCAAGTGGACCACAGAGAAAAGAGTGAGAGAAAAGGATTCCGTAATGCTGGTTTCTTGTACTACAAACACAGTCTGGTTTGTAGCTTAGTTATTTGTGTGTTCAACCTTGTGTTGTGCTTACTAAGTTACTTTTACTTGTATAACAATTATGGTTCAGAGGAGCTTGTCACACTTACTGATTTAGCTCTCAAAACCATTGTTTGGGGTGCTGTTTGTGCTTATTTACATTCTAGAAACTCCGAGGCACAGGATCCGAGTTTACCACGTATGTTGAGAATTTGGTGGTGGGTCTAtgcctttgtttgttgttctTGCCTTGTTATTGACTTCGTAGTCTATGCAAAGCATATTTTCTTGCCAGTTATGTATCTTGTTTATGATATAGGCTCCTCTATTACGAGTTTATTTCTATGTTATGTTGGATCACTTGGATGTTCTGTTAACAGTATGGCTAAGCTTGCCCCACTTGAAGAGCCCCTTTTGAATGGTGACTCTAATGTAAGCAACAATTCTGTTCCCATCAAGGCTAGAGGAAATGAAAATTTAACCTGGTATTCAAATGCTGGATTTTTCAGCATTCTTACTTTCTCATGGATCAGTCCTTTAATAACTCTAGGGAATGAGAAGACTTTAGAGCATGAGGATCTCCCACATCTTGCTACTGATGACAGTGTGGCTGGGATTTTCCCAACTCTTAGAAACAAACTTGAGTCAGAGTGTGGTAGTGTTAGGAATGTGACCACTCTTAAGCTCGTGAAGGTGTTATTCTTGTCAACTTGGCAAGGAATCCTTTTATCAGGTTTATTAGAATTCCTATATTCATGTGCTTCTTATGTTGGACCCTTTCTTATTGACATCCTTGTTCAGTACCTCAATGGGGAACACAAGTTTAAAAATGAAGGTTATGTTTTGGCTATGGCATTTGTTGCTGCAAAGCTTTTGGAGTGTGTTTCACAAAGGCACTGTATGTTTAGGTTCCAGCAGGTTGGGGTAAGCGTGCAATCAAAGTTGGTGGCAATGATTTATGCTAAAGGTTTGACACTTTCATGTCAATCAAAGGAGGTTCGTAGTACTGGGGAAATCATCAACTTGATGACTGTTGATGCTGAAAGGATTGGTGAATTTTGTTGGTACATGCATGATCCATGGATGTGTGTTCTGCAAGTTGCTTTGGCCTTGTTAATTCTCTATAGAAGTGTAGGGGTTGCTTCAATAGCTGCTCTTGCTGCCACTGTAACTGTGATGTTGCTAAACCTTCCTTTGTCATCATTGCAAGAAAAGTTCCAAGGCAAGGTAATGGAGTTCAAAGATAAAAGAATGAAGGCTACGTCTGAGATTCTGAAGAATATGAGGATTCTAAAACTGCAAGCATGGGAGATGAAGTTCTTGTCAAAGGTTATTCAGCTTAGGAAGACTGAGGAGATATGGCTACACAAATTTCTAGCTGGTACAGCAATTATTAGATTTCTCTTCACTAACGCCCCAACTTTTATTGCTGTGGTTACATTCGGTGCTTGTGTTCTCATGGGAATCCCACTTGAATCAGGGAAGGTCTTATCTGCACTTGCAACATTCAGAATTCTTCAAATGCCCATCTACAATCTTCCTGACACGATTTCAATGATTACACAAACTAaagtttcccttgataggattgcatcatttctTCGCCTAGATGAGTTGCAGACTGATGTAATAGAGAAGATTCCTTGGGGTAGTTCTGATAAGGCAATTGAATTAGTAGATGGAAATTTCTCTTGGGATTTATCTTCCCCTATTACAACATTGAAAAACATCAATCTCAAAGTTTTTCATGGTATGAGGGTTGCTGTATGTGGTACTGTTGGATCAGGCAAGTCTAGTTTACTTTCTTGTATAATAGGGGAAGTACCAAAGATATCGGGAACGCTTAAGATATGTGGAACAAAGGCTTATGTTTCTCAATCGCCATGGATACAGGGAGGCAAGATAGAAGACAACATATTATTTGGTAAAGAGATGGACCGGGAAAAGTATGAGAAGATTCTAGAAGCATGTTCCTTAACAAAAGACCTTGAGGTTCTACCATTTGGTGATCAGACCATTATTGGAGAGAAGGGGATCAATTTGAGTGGTGGACAGAAACAAAGAGTACAAATAGCCCGTGCTCTATACCAAGATGCTGACATATATCTGTTTGATGATCCCTTCAGTGCTGTTGATGCTCATACAGGATCTCATCTATTTAAG GAATGCTTGCTAggcattttaaaatcaaaaactGTGATATACATAACTCATCAAGTAGAGTTCTTACCTGATGCTGATCTAATATTG GTCATGAGAGATGGAAGGATAACACAGTCAGGAAACTACAATGATATTCTCAAGACAGGCACTGATTTTATGGCACTTGTAGGTGCACACAGAGCAGCTTTGTCTTCAATTAAGTCCTTAGAGAGAAGGCCAACATTTAAAACATCAAGTACCACCAAGGAGGACACAAAATCATTAAGTAAAATATATGATCAAAAGTCAGATGACACAATTGAGGCCAAAAGACAACTTGTTCAAGAAGAAAAACGGGAAAAGGGTAGAGTTGGGTTTAATATTTACTGGAAATACATCACAACAGCTTATGGAGGAGCTCTTGTACCCTTCATATTACTTTCACAAACACTCACCGTGGGTTTTCAGATTGCAAGCAATTGTTGGATGACTGTGGCAACACCTGTTTCAGCAACAGCAGAACCTGATATTGGAAGCTTTACACTTATGGTTGTCTATGTTGCTTTGGCTATTGGAAGTTCCATTTTCACCTTTGCCAGAGCATTTCTTGCTGTGATAGCTGGATACAAGACAGCCACTGTTCTCTTCAATAAAATGCATTTGTGCATTTTTCAAGCACCGATATCATTTTTTGATGCCACCCCAAGTGGTCGAATCCTTAATAGA GCTTCAACAGACCAAAGTGCACTAGATATGAAAATTGCTAATATATTGTGGGCAATTACCCTCAATCTGGTTCAACTCTTGGGAAATGTTGTTGTGATGTCTCAAGCTGCATGGCAGGTGTTTATAGTATTGATTCCTGTCACGGCAGCATGCATATGGTACCAG CGATACTATTCTGCATCAGCTAGAGAATTGGCGCGATTAGTTGGTACATGCCAAGCTCCAGTTATACAGCATTTTTCTGAAACAATTTCTGGATCAACAACCATTAGAAGTTTTGAGCAAGAATCAAGATTTAATGACATCAATATGAAATTGATAGACAGATATTCCCAGCCCAAATTATACAGTGCAACTGCAATGGCATGGCTGATTTTCAGATTGGATATTTTATCTACTCTCACTTTTGCCTTCTGTTTGGTTTTCTTGATAACTTTTCCAAATTCAATGACTGCTCCTG gcaTTGCGGGATTGGCTGTGACATATGGACTTAATCTAAATGCTGTACAAACTAAAGCAATATTGTTTCTTTGCAATTTGGAGAACAAAATTATATCTGTTGAAAGAATGCTCCAGTACACAACCCTCCCAAGTGAAGCTCCTTTCGTAATAAAAGACAACCAACCAGATTATTCTTGGCCATTATTTGGAGAGGTTCATATCCGGGATTTACAG GTTCGGTATGCTCCTCACTTGCCTATTGTTTTGCGAGGTCTTACTTGCACTTTTACTGCCGGAGCAAAAACTGGTATTGTGGGAAGAACAGGAAGTGGAAAATCAACTCTTGTGCAAACACTTTTCAGACTTATTGAACCTGTTGCTGGAGAAATATTGATAGATAACATTAACATCTCTTTGATTGGAATTCATGATTTGCGGTCTAGACTTAGCATTATTCCTCAAGAACCAACAATGTTTGAAGGGACTGTAAGAACCAACCTGGATCCACTGGAAGAGTACACGGATGAACAGATTTGGgag GCTCTAGATATGTGCCAACTTGGAGATGAAGTaaggagaaaagaagagaagctTGACTCCATAG AATGGAGAAAATTGGAGTATGGGCCAAAGGCAACTGGTCTGCCTTGGCCGTGTTCTGCTTAA